In Nilaparvata lugens isolate BPH chromosome 5, ASM1435652v1, whole genome shotgun sequence, the following proteins share a genomic window:
- the LOC120351537 gene encoding protein cornichon homolog 4-like — translation MAGGPFLFAFALVDTGSILFLLVYYVITLSDLECDYLNAQECCSKLNYWVLPKLIVHGLLVAIFLLSGHWWLVCLNIPIMAWMIYE, via the exons ATGGCTGGTGGACCATTCCTCTTTGCATTCGCTTTAGTGGACACAGGATCAATTCTATTTCTGCTTGTATATTAT GTCATCACATTATCTGATTTGGAATGTGACTATCTCAATGCTCAAGAATGCtgctcaaaattgaattat TGGGTTCTGCCGAAGTTAATTGTTCATGGTTTGCTTGTGGCTATATTCTTATTATCCGGTCACTGGTGGCTCGTGTGTCTCAACATACCAATAATGGCTTGGATGATTTATGAGTAA